The sequence below is a genomic window from Aureispira sp. CCB-E.
TAATTCTTTTTCTTGACCTTTAAATGCTGCCATAGGTTTTAATCCTAATAATTCAAACATCATTTTATCTTGGTCTACATCTGGATTTGGTGTGGTTAATAATTTTTCACCAGCAAATATAGAGCTAGCACCTGCCATAAAGCACAACGCTTGTTCTGTAATAGGCATCTCTTGGCGTCCAGCAGAAAGGCGAACTTGAGATTTAGGCATGATAATTCTTGCAGTAGCAATCATTCGAACCATGTCCCAAACTGACACTCGTTCTTGATTTTCAAGAGGCGTACCTTTCACGGCAACTAATGCATTGACAGGAACAGATTCTGGATGTTTAGGAAGGTTAGCTAGAGTGTGTAGCATAATAATTCTATCCTCTGCGGTTTCTCCCAACCCAATGATTCCACCACTACAAACATTTAGCCCTGTTTCTCTAACATGTTCTAAGGTATCCAAGCGATCTTGATATGTTCTAGTTGTAATGATTTCTGCGTAATGTCCTTCAGAAGTATCTAAGTTGTGGTTGTAAGCGTGTAAGCCAGCTTCTTTTAAGCGTTCGGCTTGCTCTTTGGTCAACATACCTAAAGTACAACATACCTCCATACCTAGAGAATTTACGCCTTTAACCATATCAATAACACGATCAAACTGCTTGTTGTCTTTTACATTTCTCCAAGCAGCTCCCATGCAGAATCGAGTAGAACCATTTTGACTCGCAATACTTGCTTTTGTCATTACTTCGTCTAATGTTAATAAACGTTCAGGTTCCAAGTCGGTATTATGATGAATCGATTGTGGACAATAGGAACAGTTTTCAGGACACCCACCTGTTTTAATTGACAAAAGAGTAGATACCTGCACTTCGCTAGGGTCGTTGTTTTCACGATGAATTGTAGCCGCTTCATAGATTAATTCTAAAATTGGCTTGTTGTAAATGGCTTCGATTTCTTCTCTTGTCCAGTCATTACGTAAACTCATAGTACTTATTTTAATTTGAAGGTTTGATGATTTGATGATTTGGATAGTTATTTACCCATAAACATTCAAATCCGTTAACTAAGACCATTGGTTAAAACACACGGTCTTGTCTAATTTTCATTATTTTATAAAAATCGTATCTTTTATTGATTAATATCGTCCATTAATTTTTTTTGGAACTCTATTAGATAGCATCATAACAATGTTTATTGAAATGGTGCTTCCATCGATTTTTTCAACTTCGTCAGACAAAAGTAATTAATAAAATTCAACTTGCAACAAGTTTTTTCTTGATATTTTACTCATCTCGTTGAGACAGCAAATCTTTTAAAGGTAAGTTACCTGGAAAATAGTCGTGATACAAAATTCGTTGAGCTTGGACAATATGCCTTTCTGTATGATAAACTAAGATTTTGAGCATATCACCCAACTGTATGCTTACTAGTCCTAAGAAAGCTGCATAAACACGAGTTTTTTGCAAATTGATTAAACGAGCATCTTGAAGCATAGAATAGAGGGTATCTTGATTCGCTAAAAATTCTTGAACAATCGCTTTGCCTTCCAATTGGCTAGATGAAATACTTCTTGGATTATATTTAGAAGGCGATTCAATTTTGCTTTTCATTTGATTATCAAGGTTAAGGCGAAACTTGCTAGCGTAATAATGTCCTAGCCATCCTCTAGTAAATTTTGCTTGTGGTTTGCTTTTTTTTGACTTTGAATTTTTAATAGCTTTGAGTGTTGCAGGAAAATAATAATCAGCAACATAGTTTAAGTGCAGCAAGCATTCTGCGATGCTCCATTTTTCTTCATGCTCTCGCCAATTCAATTGTTCCGAGCTCAAATTGGCAAAGTCTCTAGCAACAATTTCAGATAAACGTTGATTCAATCGCTCTAATTCTCGCAACAGTGTTATGGTCTGTACAGTTTTCGGCATAAATTTTTAGACTAGTATTAAAATATAATTCCTATTACTAATAAATACAAACCAGTACCCATTGCAACAAGTCCTGATGTTACTTTGTAAGGAGTAAGTCGTTCGTACATTTCTGCACTTTTAGCTCTTGTATCTTCACTTAGTTCATCCAATAATAAATCTTGAAGTACAGGATAACCTAAAAGAAATCCCATTACAATACAAGAGGCAACACAAGATATATATACAAGTCCCCAAATCAAACCTATTCTAAATGCTAGCGCAATATTTAGTAGTTTCAGAATGCCAAGAATAAGAGATGCAGCCCCAATTCCAGCTTCATAAGGTTTGATTTTTTTTATAAGATTGGCTGCGTCTGGAGATTTTTTGACAACAACAGATGCAGCGGCCAGCATTCCTGTGATAATTGCTAATAAGGGAAGGAGTAATCCACTCATGAGATAACATTATTTTAAGTTATAATAAGAAAATAATTAACAATAGTTCGTTGAAACCACGAAGTAGTAGCGCAGTTAACTAAAAGCGCAGCGCCCACGAAGTACCACATAGTAGTAGCGAAGCTAACTAAAAGCAAAGCGCTCACGAACTAATCAACGAACTACTAAATTAAGTAGTACGAGTAATAACGATTATTACAAAACGTAGTACCTACAATAAACCTATAATGAAGTTGTATGGTTCGCGACACGGTCTTTTTTCCTTTTATTAACATGATTAAAAAATCGAACAGTTCGCTTTTTATAAATTCTATGATCGTTTCGTGGCAATCGTTAATGGTTTCATTTTTAGAGCACAATAAAAGCCTACGCATAAAACAACACTATTCTGCTCTAAAAAGACCTCATATTTAAGCCCCAAATTACAAAATTATATACTGGAAGTTAGGAATAAACTATTTACTTTCCAATACTTAATGGATTAGAAATCTTTTCAAAAGATTTTTTTGAGCAATAAAATAGACCTAAAACGTTATAGACGTTATTTTTTAGATAAAAATGTCACTTTAAAAAAATAAGCTTCTATGATTATTTTAAAGAATAGATAGAAAAGGTTTAAATTTTTATGGCAAACTGTTTTTTTTATACTACTTTTGCGGCACATTTAAACCATTTTTGCGAGAAGATAGCCACTTTTAGTAATTCAAATAGTGTTGTATGTGCATTTTGAAGAATGAATTTAAAAATATAATACTATTTAAATGCGTGGGAAAAAGAACATTAAATTAGAAGTATGGCAAGAATAGTGGTCATCATTCCTGCTTACAACGAAGAAAATTCAGTGGGACGTGTTATTCAAGATATTCCAATGGATCTTGTTCAGGAAGTTATTGTGGTGAACAATAATTCGAATGATGAGACGGCAACAGTCGCAAAATCAGCAGGTGCAACAGTACTGCATGAGCAACAACAAGGATACGGTTTTGCTTGCCTAAAAGGAATCGATTATCTCAAAAAAATGGAGCAAAAACCAGATATTGTGGTTTTTCTGGATGCAGACTATTCAGATCATCCTGAAGAGCTACCACAAATAGTGGCACCAATTTTGAAAAGCGATGTAGAGATGGTTATTGGTTCAAGAGCGTTGGGAGACAAGGAACAAGGTTCGATGACTCCGCAACAAGTTTTTGGCAATTGGCTAGCAACAATGCTCATTAAATGGTTTTACGGAGTCGTTTATACCGACTTGGGACCCTTTAGAGCAATAAAATATGACAGACTGATAGACTTGAATATGTGTGATGAAACCTATGGTTGGACAGTAGAAATGCAAGTAAAGGCAGCAAAACAAGGACTTAAAACTACTGAAATTCCAGTCTCTTATCGAGTACGAGTAGGAAAATCTAAAATCTCAGGAACTATCAAAGGAACTATTTTAGCAGGTTATAAAATTATTACAACAATATTCAAATACAAATAAACGTGGAAATATTTATCATTGCGTTGTACGTGCTTCCCCTCATTTTTATCTTTCTTTATAGCTGTGTGCAATTGCACCTTGCCATTAGCTTTTGGTGGAGACGCCGAAAAGAGAATAACAATGCCGTAATGACGGAC
It includes:
- the bioB gene encoding biotin synthase BioB — its product is MSLRNDWTREEIEAIYNKPILELIYEAATIHRENNDPSEVQVSTLLSIKTGGCPENCSYCPQSIHHNTDLEPERLLTLDEVMTKASIASQNGSTRFCMGAAWRNVKDNKQFDRVIDMVKGVNSLGMEVCCTLGMLTKEQAERLKEAGLHAYNHNLDTSEGHYAEIITTRTYQDRLDTLEHVRETGLNVCSGGIIGLGETAEDRIIMLHTLANLPKHPESVPVNALVAVKGTPLENQERVSVWDMVRMIATARIIMPKSQVRLSAGRQEMPITEQALCFMAGASSIFAGEKLLTTPNPDVDQDKMMFELLGLKPMAAFKGQEKELEATEF
- a CDS encoding DinB family protein, which translates into the protein MPKTVQTITLLRELERLNQRLSEIVARDFANLSSEQLNWREHEEKWSIAECLLHLNYVADYYFPATLKAIKNSKSKKSKPQAKFTRGWLGHYYASKFRLNLDNQMKSKIESPSKYNPRSISSSQLEGKAIVQEFLANQDTLYSMLQDARLINLQKTRVYAAFLGLVSIQLGDMLKILVYHTERHIVQAQRILYHDYFPGNLPLKDLLSQRDE
- a CDS encoding glycosyltransferase family 2 protein, producing the protein MARIVVIIPAYNEENSVGRVIQDIPMDLVQEVIVVNNNSNDETATVAKSAGATVLHEQQQGYGFACLKGIDYLKKMEQKPDIVVFLDADYSDHPEELPQIVAPILKSDVEMVIGSRALGDKEQGSMTPQQVFGNWLATMLIKWFYGVVYTDLGPFRAIKYDRLIDLNMCDETYGWTVEMQVKAAKQGLKTTEIPVSYRVRVGKSKISGTIKGTILAGYKIITTIFKYK